Within the Ignavibacteria bacterium genome, the region CTCTTCCAAGCACATCATAAATCTTCATTGTAACTAATCCTTGCTTTGGTATAGCAAAGTTAATCTTTGTTGAAGGATTAAATGGATTTGGATAGTTCTGGCTTAATGAGTAAACCTGCGGTACTGTTGAACCTACCGGGTTTACACCAACGCCTGTGTTAATAATAAGACATACATTAGGACGTGTTGCAGCAGTTGAAGTTGCTGTTAAGTTGCAGCCTGCACTATTGTCAACATGATTGTGTACAACCGTTCCCGTCTGTGTAGTTCCTGCAACGGTACTGTTTCCTGACCACGTATCATTATCGAAACATACTTCTATTAACAAGCTTCCTGTCCCATTCCAGAAGTATGGTGTTGCAAGGTCAATGTATTGAAGTCCCGTTCCCGGAGGGGTATAGCCTGTAGAAGTAAATACTTCTGTCCAACCGGTTGTCGTCCAGGTTGATATAGTTGTTTCGGTTATTGTCTGCATCTTAACTGAGAAGCTGCTCATTGCAGGTGAACCAACGGTTAAGATTGTGAATCCGAGCTTGTTGATAAATCCTGCACCACCGCCTGCTGCCGTAATTTCTGCAGCCGTGTACAGCATCTGTGTTCTTGAATCTTCGTAAAGAGTATAGAACGGATAGCTTGTTGATGTTGTACCGGTTCCTATACAAGCAGTTGCCTGTGCAATAATCGCGAACGATCTTAAAGTTGTGGAGTCTGTGTTGTGCTGATTTGAAGCATCCTTTGCAAACATCTTGTAGAATATTGAGTCGCCGGGCATTACATCAGAATTAACAGAATTAAATGCTGCTGAATAGTCGTCACCACTTGTATTAGTAAGCTTGAAGTGTTTTACACCTGTTCCGGTGTTATTTTTGTACCATCTTACCCAAACTGAGTCAATACCGAAAAGATCTGTGACCTGAGCGTTAACTGTTGCGGGCCAAACTGTTTTCGGAACATCATTAAGAGTTGTATGAGTGATAACCGGTTTGGTTGTATCCGTTGATGAAGCAATAAACATGTTAACCCCTGTAGAACCTGTTTTTCCATCTGTCTGTAATGCTCTGATTTGATACCTATAGGTTGAGTTTGTTCCATTTCCCGGAATACTGGCTGAGTAATTACTTCCTGAATTTGTCATTGCTATTGAGTCAGTGAGTAAAACATTATTTCTCGACCAAAAAACCTTTGCTGAAGAAATTGTAGAACCTTGTGCTGTTATATTTGCATTCACTAAATAAGGACCAGCAACGTTCTGCGTGTTTGGAAGCGGTGTGTGTACAATAATCGGACCTGCATCTGCTACTATTGATAAACAAGACGGTTGTCCTGAATATGTACCTATAATTGTTGATGCATCTCCCGTCGTGGTATCACAAATTCTGAGAATGTTCCCTGGACCTGCCGAAGCTAAATAAAGAGTACCGTCACTTAAATCAAATGCACCATCCTGTCCATAATTGGCAGCGTAATTTAAAGGACCGACTACAGTCGGTGCACCTGTTGTTTTGTCCCATTTAACAAGGTTATCATTTACTAGGTCGTTTGTAAAAAGTGTGCCGTTAGGTGCACAGTAAATTCCGATTGCACCGCCGCAAACAGTTGACGCTGTACCTATCGGAGTTCCAACACCGGTCGTTAAATTAATCGTTAAAATCTGTGATGATGTTAAGTCTGATGCAACACCATACATTGTGTTTGTAGTGTGATCCCATACTATACCAGTTAAACTTGCAAATGGTACACCTGTCACACTCGTAACGAGCGTCTGAGCGCCTGTTAAAGTATCAAGTGACCAAATCTGGAATGGTGATGCCTGATTACAAACATAAATTATACC harbors:
- a CDS encoding T9SS type A sorting domain-containing protein is translated as MRKIYSLVLAVLIFMTASFSYAQKTDHSFGKAPESMNMPSSIINDNLLNANNRGFVYISGTNSHQWNKQVMGSVAVTPIGSPFTTPGWIGATARTSTGIIYVCNQASPFQIWSLDTLTGAQTLVTSVTGVPFASLTGIVWDHTTNTMYGVASDLTSSQILTINLTTGVGTPIGTASTVCGGAIGIYCAPNGTLFTNDLVNDNLVKWDKTTGAPTVVGPLNYAANYGQDGAFDLSDGTLYLASAGPGNILRICDTTTGDASTIIGTYSGQPSCLSIVADAGPIIVHTPLPNTQNVAGPYLVNANITAQGSTISSAKVFWSRNNVLLTDSIAMTNSGSNYSASIPGNGTNSTYRYQIRALQTDGKTGSTGVNMFIASSTDTTKPVITHTTLNDVPKTVWPATVNAQVTDLFGIDSVWVRWYKNNTGTGVKHFKLTNTSGDDYSAAFNSVNSDVMPGDSIFYKMFAKDASNQHNTDSTTLRSFAIIAQATACIGTGTTSTSYPFYTLYEDSRTQMLYTAAEITAAGGGAGFINKLGFTILTVGSPAMSSFSVKMQTITETTISTWTTTGWTEVFTSTGYTPPGTGLQYIDLATPYFWNGTGSLLIEVCFDNDTWSGNSTVAGTTQTGTVVHNHVDNSAGCNLTATSTAATRPNVCLIINTGVGVNPVGSTVPQVYSLSQNYPNPFNPSTKINFAIPKQGLVTMKIYDVLGREVRTLVNEVKSAGTYTVDFNASEFSSGVYFYRLQSEGFTDIKKMMLIK